Within Thermoplasmataceae archaeon, the genomic segment TAATTCTCACCCCACTCTCAGATCATCGACAACCTCAAAAGAGAATCCCTGGCAGTTACAGAGTAACCATCATCTGTTCCAGAGCCAAATTTTCGCTCATTTGGGGTCCATTTGTCTGTGACGAAACTTTTTCGCAAGGTCATGGCTAAAAGGTTTCAAATACGGATGGCAAATAGAGAACAAAATGGATCACATTGACCGGTTTGAGCGGTATTCGCTCAATGACCCCGACAATATTGTTTTTGTCTTAATCAATTATGTTCCCGAGCAATTTGATATGATATTCAGCAAAATGGAATATGTCACGGCCATTAATTATATGGCTAAAGCAGCCAATAAACTACACATACCAGTTCTTTACCCCGTCAAGAGCGTGGAGGATGAATCAGATTTGCGACGATACCTGGACGAGAAACTGAAAATCAGGATGAGAGGTCTCCCACCGAAATCCTCTTTCGATGATAGGTTCCGCCTGGAGTACGATAAATATATGCCGAGAAAAGAAATGGTTTTACCAGTAAATTCAGAGAATATTTTTAACGACGACAAATTCAAGGAATATCTTTTCGAAACAAGCAGGAAAGCCATTTATCTGATGGGGTTTCAGACGGAAATTGAAGTGCATATGAGTTCCTTGGGGGCCATCTCAAACGGTATGTTTCCGGTTGTTGTGTCGGATGCTACATCTACTTTCTCGGAAAGAACGTACTTTCAAGCTCTAGACCTGATGTCACAGGTCGTAGAGATTATTGATACCAGAGACTTAATTAAGATCTGGGGGGATTGGTGAAAGGCGATGAAACAACCAATAATAGTGCTCATAGGTGGTATACCTGGTGTCGGGAAGACAAGCATAGCGGGAGAAATCGCCAGGGAATTTGGCATTGACATAGTCCTTTCAGGAGATTATTTGCGGGAATTCATAAGGCCATTTGGAGATTTTGAAAAGTTCAAAGTGATGGAAAAGAGCATTTATGAGGCCTGGCAGTACTTTGGGGAAAAAAATCCCGAAAACATAGTCTCGGGTTTCCTTGCGCAGTCAGGCGTAATGAATTCAGGTCTCAATGCAATTATCCACAGGGCTCTTGCAAACGGCGAAAATCTGATCATTGAGGTACTGCACTTTGTCCCATCCCAGCTTGGTACAGAGCTGCTGAAGCAAATCGTGCCTATGTACCTTTATATAGAGGACATATTCCTTCATGCACAGCGGCTGAGAGACAGGGTCAATTTTACCCATGCCAACTCACCCGGAGATCGTCTAGCGGATCAGTTGGAGACATACAGATACATGATGCGTTATTCCATTGAAGAGTCGCAGAAATACGGAATTAGGGTATTTGAAAACAGTGACTACAATATGACAGTAAAGAATGTAAAGAAGTATATAGGAGAGGAGGTCAAGAGGATAAATGGCAAGCCTCACTGAACTGGGGGAATCCCTTCACATGACCATGGAACGGGCCGGCCTCATACCGGAAATTGAGGAATACAACCTTGACCAGGACCCGGGCAGGGTTACCTACGGGCATGGATTTCCCATAACAGGCGTGGAGAAGTTCCTAGGATACGCGGATAGCGTGATGAATATTGCCAACTTTCCCTCTATTTCCATAACAACCAATTTCATGCAGACACATGCCTTCTGCCAGGGCCTGAGGGAAGGTGGCAGGGATCACGTTGTCCTTGACGGGCAGGTGGAAGATAAATATTCGAAGAGAGCAGAAAAGGCTCTGAATTACTTCAAATCACTTTTTGGAATAACTGGTTCTTTTAGGTTCTTTATCCAGAGGGATCGGAAATACAAAGAGGCAAAGGGAATTGGCGAATCAGCGTCAATAGCTGCAGCCGTGGCACGATCGCTTGTGTCAAATGTATTCGGCACAGATGCATCAAAAGACGCTGTTTTCACCAGCAGGATCGCGAGGCTGGTGTCAGGCTCAGGTACGAGGTCTGTCGCGGGTGGGCTGTCAATGTGGTTGTCATATCCGTCGATCAGGGAGAAAATGTCATTCGGCTTCAAGCTGGCCGATTTCAGGAGGGAGATCGCGATCGCTGCTGTACCCGCGCGCTCCAGGGTCAGAACGGAAGATGCGCATCTGGCGGCTTTAAAATCAATATTCTACGACAGGTGGGCTCACGGAAAGTTCCCATCCTGCCAAAGCATCGCTATGGATCGAAAGTTACCTGAAGATATTATGAGGATAGCTGAAGAAGATTTTTACAGGATCAACGCAGTACTGATGTCTGCAGGATCGATCATACAGGATTCTTCTTCCCTGGAGATAATAGCTAAGATTCTTGAATTCAGGAAGAGGAATGATGGATTATATTTCACCACAGATACAGGGCCTACGATAATCCTGATGAGTGGTGACAGGAAGATCATAGAAGAGTTCAGCGACTATTCTGGAATTGAGGTTGTAATGGGCGAGATTACCTCCTCAACCCCTTCCAGTATCCCGGAAAACAGGTACAGGACAGCAATTGATTATTTTAGCTCAATCAAGGACTGAGATATCAGAGTATAAATTTCTCTCTCTCCACGTTTCTCCTTTCTACACCAAGTATCTGGCTTGAGATATCCTTTCCCCCGTAAAGCTTGACCCTGTCAGAACCGAAGAAGACAGCAGCGGTATAACGTCCTATGGCATCCCCTTTCAGTATACCGCTTCCACTTGTGCCAGTGCTAACTACAAGGTTTAGTTCCCTGAAGATATAGGGGTTCATGTCAGTGGTACTATAGGAGTAATATCCAGCCCAGCTTGAAGTGGTCCTTGACGTTGATACCACAGGAAGGTAAGCTGCAAGTACCTGGGCCATGTTGTAACTGTAAAAATCTGGTTCGGGCTGGGGATCTTCCGTAAAAGAGAAGTCTCTGCCCAGATCATCGGCA encodes:
- a CDS encoding mevalonate pyrophosphate decarboxylase, whose product is MASLTELGESLHMTMERAGLIPEIEEYNLDQDPGRVTYGHGFPITGVEKFLGYADSVMNIANFPSISITTNFMQTHAFCQGLREGGRDHVVLDGQVEDKYSKRAEKALNYFKSLFGITGSFRFFIQRDRKYKEAKGIGESASIAAAVARSLVSNVFGTDASKDAVFTSRIARLVSGSGTRSVAGGLSMWLSYPSIREKMSFGFKLADFRREIAIAAVPARSRVRTEDAHLAALKSIFYDRWAHGKFPSCQSIAMDRKLPEDIMRIAEEDFYRINAVLMSAGSIIQDSSSLEIIAKILEFRKRNDGLYFTTDTGPTIILMSGDRKIIEEFSDYSGIEVVMGEITSSTPSSIPENRYRTAIDYFSSIKD
- a CDS encoding isochorismatase family protein, whose amino-acid sequence is MDHIDRFERYSLNDPDNIVFVLINYVPEQFDMIFSKMEYVTAINYMAKAANKLHIPVLYPVKSVEDESDLRRYLDEKLKIRMRGLPPKSSFDDRFRLEYDKYMPRKEMVLPVNSENIFNDDKFKEYLFETSRKAIYLMGFQTEIEVHMSSLGAISNGMFPVVVSDATSTFSERTYFQALDLMSQVVEIIDTRDLIKIWGDW
- a CDS encoding AAA family ATPase — protein: MKQPIIVLIGGIPGVGKTSIAGEIAREFGIDIVLSGDYLREFIRPFGDFEKFKVMEKSIYEAWQYFGEKNPENIVSGFLAQSGVMNSGLNAIIHRALANGENLIIEVLHFVPSQLGTELLKQIVPMYLYIEDIFLHAQRLRDRVNFTHANSPGDRLADQLETYRYMMRYSIEESQKYGIRVFENSDYNMTVKNVKKYIGEEVKRINGKPH